From Panthera tigris isolate Pti1 chromosome B4, P.tigris_Pti1_mat1.1, whole genome shotgun sequence:
ACAATCTGTATTCCCAGATTCCTGATAAGCATCGTGACTAAAAACAAAACGATATCCTATGACAGTTGCGCATCTCagttattctttttcctcttattaGAAATTACAGAATTTTACCTACTGGCTGCCATGTCTTTTGACCGTTATGTAGCAATCTGCAAACCCCTACATTACCCAGTGATTATGAACAACAAAGTGTGTTACCAACTTCTATTCAGTTCATGGACATCAGGCTTtctatttacatttccaccattGGCCTTGGGACTGACATTGGAATTCTGTGCTTCCAGAGTAATTGATCATTTCATGTGTGACATTTCCCCTGTGCTGCAGCTTTCTTGCACTGACACTCGTTTCctggaattattttcatttgtcttagcTATTTTAACCCTCCTGGTCACACTGCTGTTAGTGATTCTTTCTTACACATATATTATCAAGACCATTCTAAAAATCCCCTCTGCtc
This genomic window contains:
- the LOC102963941 gene encoding olfactory receptor 6C6-like gives rise to the protein MRNQSREMEFILLGLTDDPQLQIVIFVFLFLNYVLSVMGNLSIILLTLLDPRLKTPMYFFLQNFSFLEASLTTICIPRFLISIVTKNKTISYDSCASQLFFFLLLEITEFYLLAAMSFDRYVAICKPLHYPVIMNNKVCYQLLFSSWTSGFLFTFPPLALGLTLEFCASRVIDHFMCDISPVLQLSCTDTRFLELFSFVLAILTLLVTLLLVILSYTYIIKTILKIPSAQKRTKAFSTCSSHIIVVSLTYGSCIFNYIKPTAKERVTLSKGVTVIYTSVAPLLNPFIYTLRNQQVKQAFKDILQKTFSFFKK